The following DNA comes from Mycobacterium sp. MS1601.
GGCCCCGCCCAGACCACAACCGGCCAGCCTGGCCAGCCGCTCGATCTCGAGGTGCTGCCAGTGGTCTTCAACATCACCCTCAGCGGTGACTGTCTGTGGCAGAAGCATTGAGGGTCACGGTCACCTCATCGGCGACGCGAAGTGAGCCCATCATCATCGAGTAAGGCTTGATGCCGAAGTCGGATTGCCGGACTCCGCTGCGCGCCGTCACGGTGGCGCCGGCGACCGTCACGTCGGCGACATGCTCGCGCCGTTGTCCTCGGATCTCCAGTTGGCCTGTGAGTCGATACCCGTTGTCGATGGACTCGATGGTCGACGATTCGAAGGTGATGTGTGGAAACCGTTTTGAGGACATCGTTTTCAGTGCGTTCGTTCGTGCCACCACCCGCTCGGGCGGGGACAGCGGCGTGACGCCGCCCTCGCCGCCTTCGACCGAGAACGAGTTGACGTCCGCAGTCAGGGTGAGTGTGGCCGGTTCGTCGCCGTCCCAGGTCAATTCGGCACTCCAGGACTGCACCAGAATGGTCAGTCGATGACCCATCCGGGCGGCCACCCCGTCGACGCCGGTCAGCACTTCAAGTCTGCCCGTCGACGCGTCGAACTTCACCGGGTGACTATCCCACGCCGGTCGCCAGATC
Coding sequences within:
- a CDS encoding YceI family protein; amino-acid sequence: MKFDASTGRLEVLTGVDGVAARMGHRLTILVQSWSAELTWDGDEPATLTLTADVNSFSVEGGEGGVTPLSPPERVVARTNALKTMSSKRFPHITFESSTIESIDNGYRLTGQLEIRGQRREHVADVTVAGATVTARSGVRQSDFGIKPYSMMMGSLRVADEVTVTLNASATDSHR